The genomic stretch TAGCCAACTGCAAGCCTCACCCGCCTTAAAGAACTATCAGCATCATCTCATCCGAATTGCCGAACTGCGTCCCTACAAACTTTCAGAAGAAGTCGAACAAACCCGCAACCGGGATAGTTTAACCGGCCGCCAAGCCTTTATTCAACTGCGATCGGTTCACCTCGGCGAACAAGAATATCCCGATGTCACCACCCCAGAAGGTAAAACCGCCAATACCGAAGCCGAACTCAGCGCCCTTTTGTATCATCCCCAAGAGGAAGTCCGCCATAACGCCTACAGTGCAGTCCGGACGGTCATCAAGGAGCATAACTTGTTGTATGGGTATATTCTCAATGCGATCGCCCAAGATCACAAAATTGAGAACCAGATGCGAGGCTATCCCTCAACCTTGCAAAAGCAACTGATAGAAGATCAAGTCTCGGAACCCGTATTTACTGCGATCATGGAGGGTACCGCCTCCCGTTTTGACCTCTTCCAGCGCTACTATCAACTGAAAAGTCAAGAAATCGGGCAAAAAATCCGCATCTGCGATCTTTACGCCCCTTGGACAACCCAAGCCACCCCGCCCCTATCCTATCAATCCGGGGTAGAACTGCTGCTAGCGGCCCTAGAGAAATTTGATATTAATTATGCCCGACGGGCTGAAGAATTCTTTCTCAAAAGTTGGATTGATGCTAAAGTTCGTCCGGGGAAACGGGGGGGCGCATTTTGTGCCTACAGTCATGGCAAGCATAGCTATTTGCTGCTGTCCTATACTGAAGACTATAACTCCGTCTTCACCCTCGCCCATGAAATGGGTCATGCCTTACACTTTGCTTGGATTGACGAAACGCAAAGTTACCTCAACAGCAACCCGCCAATGGTACTGGCCGAAATTGCCTCCACTTTCAACGAGTTGCTGTTACTTGATTCCCTCTTAGAATCTGCTGCTGATGAAACCATCCGCAAATCTTTACTTACCCGCCAGTTAGAGGATCAGCTTAACCTGCTGTTCCGCCAAAGTACCATCAGCCGCCTCGAATTAGCTGTCCATCAACGCGCCAGCGAAGGCAGTTTCGATCATCTTTTTATCAACGAAAAATGGATGGAACTCTACCAACTCCTCTGCGGAGATAGCGTTGAGTTGTTAGCGGATCATCAATACGACTGGGCGAGAATTGGGCATATTTTCTTTAAACCCTTCTATTGCTACCAGTACACCGCCTCCAATATTGTCAGTTTGGCATGTTACCAGAAATATCGCCAAGTCGGGAAAGCTTTTATCCCCGGTTATCTGGAACTTCTCGCCTCTGGAGGTAGCCAAGATCAAGTGCAAGCCTTGCGGCAATATGTCGATGTCGATCTAGAAGATCCTGCCACAATTCGCGGTGCCCTGGACTATGTGGAGGGATTAATTAGCCAACTCGAAACGCTGATTTAACGTTCTTGACAAGGCGACCGTTGTAGGTTGAGTTAGCATTAGCGTAACCCAACAGCAGCCAGGGTTGTGTTGGGTTTCATACCTTAACCCAACCTACGCGCCTTTTGTCAGTCAACCGGATCTGCCACAAATGGGTCTTGATGTCTAACCCCTCTTCTCTTGGAGAAAATTCGGCTTTTTTAAGTTCAGCAATGCAGCCCTTGATGTTGTAATTTCTGTTCAATTTTCTGCATATGTTCTAGACTTTCTCCCGATACGATGCCGTAAATATCGGTATAGATTTTTCCGTATTTCACCTTTTCTAAGGCAGAGAGAATAATCAAATCTTTGCGATCTAATTCAGCCTTGAAGGTTGTCAAAATCGAGTCTAAGGTGCCTTCCATTCGGTAATCGCTTGAATACTTGGCGACTTCTTTTCCTAATTTTAATAAGCTGTGGCGCTGCAAGCAGAGGGGGGTTGAACCATTGACTCGAAAATTGGCATCAATCATATAGAGTTGTCCGTCTCGATCTTCAAGCACATCAAAGCCGATGACGCCAAAATATCCCTGTTGATGCGCGTATTGACCTAGGGTGGCAATCATTTCAAAGAATTTGCTCATGCCCATTTCTCGGTAGCGAATTAAGCCACCTAGGTAGTTGCCTTCTGGGGTAACGAGTTGGCTGGTTGTGCCGATGAGGGTGATTCCTCCGGCTTTGTTGAGATAGAATTGGACGCAATAATTTTGGACGATGTGCTTAATAAATTCAGAGACAATAATGGTATCGAGTAAGTGAATATGGCGATATTTTTTGATTTCTTCAAAGCAATAATTGAGTTCGCTAGGATTGTTGATAATATAGGTACCTTCCCCTGAAAGTCCGTGGGAGGTTTTAATTAGATAGGGAAATTGTTCGGGGAGGGGAATTTCGGTTAGCGCGGTTTCGTGAAGATTGTAAGTTGAGTATTGAGGACATTGCACGCCCGCATCGGCGAGGGTGGTTTTACTCAGCAAGCGATAGTGAATATCGGGGTTAACGGCGTGTTTTTGGGGTTTAAGATGGTCGAAGGGAAAGAGGGTAATAACTTGAAGATCGCTCCCAGAAAGGTCATCTAGATAGGTGGCACAGTCTAGGATCAGGCTGTTGTTCTCCTCGAAGTCTAAGTGCGATCGCCAATAGTCAACAAGCAATCGGGGAGGCTCAATAATCGTTACCCCAGGAAGCTGATTGCCCAATACGGCTAAGTTTTTCCAAGGTTCTTTTTGGCAAATCTTATCAAAGGATGTTTTAGTCGCTTCGCTACTGCCATCTTGAATAAAGTATTTTTGCGTATTGGGGTAGGCCGCCCATTTAGCTGTAGCGGGATAATTGAGGATAAAGCAATAGCGATCGCCCCTAATATCTTGAGCAAACAGATCGGATAAAGAACTTCCTTGAAACTCACTGAAACGATCGGGTAAGTCCATAGCGCTTTTTTATTTTTAGTCTAGTCAATGCAGTCAGCGCCTCGATCCTCTTGAGAAGTAGGCTTTAAGAAAGATTTTGAGATTAGAACGGCTGCTTTGAGCGATCGCCCCTACAGGGTTCCACAACTTCTAGAGAAAGCGCCCTGTCTCGGACAATAAAATCGACCACGGCCTCTAAAGACCCAGTTTGCTGATAGACTGCGCGTTGTTGGGTGGCGCTGGTTCCCTGTTGCAAAATGGCTTGGGCGATCGCTATCTATCTTTAGATGTGGATATTTCTAACTTAGGGTGAAGACAGGCTGATTTGGGAGAGCGATCTACCGTAAAGATGGATGCACCTTGCTCGCCAAACCCCCAAGATCGAAGGTGATGATATAACCCAGAATATTAAACGATGCAAGGTAAGCTAATTCCCTTCCCCAATAGGAAGTCTCAACAGAAGAATCAACCGTTACCGCCCGCGATCGATTACGATCGCGCCGAGCAGGAGTTTATTGATTTACTAGAGACAGACGATCTCGATAATAAACTGATCGCTCACTTGGTTAGCGGGAATGAGTTTGAAAGGGCGCTGTCTACCGCCCTAGATGCTGCTTATGGTAAAGACTCTAGAGAGGAAAGCGCTCGCCGTTTTCTCCAACGCGTTTTATATCGCATTAATCGCTTAAAGCTGTTTTGGTACGATGATTTACAACGCTATACCAACGAGCGATCGCTCTATTTAACCACGATCCGCGATCGCATTGAGCGGGCTTGGCAGCAGTGGGAAATGGCTCAACTCAACCGGGAGTCTTATCAAGGCATTAATTATCAACAGGCTATCCGCGATCGTACTTCTGCTGATGTCGATCCGCCGGCTTCTGAAAATAACCTGTATTTTCGCGATCGCGTCACGGAGGCGGGGTATCGTCGCCTAGTGGCGATCGCCTCTTTAGATGGTTTAGTAGAAGCCAGCCAACTGTCTCGCACGCTTGGAGGTGTCGCCAATGAAGTCCATTCCGTACTCACCCGACTCTTAGTTGAAGAATACGGTGCAGGCCGCCTCGGCCGCAAGCATTCCTCTTACTTTACAAAAATGCTAGAAGAGTTGGGAATGGATACCGCACCGGAAGCCTATTTCGATCTCGTTCCCTGGCAAGTTCTGGCCATTATTAATCATAGTTTTTTGATGACCGAACGCAAGCGCTATTTTCTCCGCTATATTGGAGGCTTGCTGTACGGAGAATTAACGGTTCCGGCAGCTTTTCGCTATTACAAAGCCGCTGGCGAACGACTCGGACTTTCCGAGGAAGGGATGAGCTATTGGACGCTGCATATTAAAGTGGATGAATTACACGGTCGCTGGATGATTGAAGATGTAGCTTTACCGTTAATCGATTTATATCCTGAAGATGCGTGGGAAATTGTCTTAGGATACGATCAACAACGACTCATGAGCGATCGCGCAGCGGAAGCCATTACCCAGTCTGTACGGGAAGCCGAGCAAGTTTCTCACTAAACAAGTACAGTGCGAGTCACTGTTACCATCAGGGCATATTTGCAATCTAACGAACAGATCCCTAACCTCTCTAGAAGTTAGGGATCTCAAACAATGCAGTTTTTACAAACAAGTCATCAACTTAAGTAACTCGTCAGATAAATTATCGACTTCAGCAGATTTGCGACTAAATAAAACGCCAGCTAACAGATAAAGATTTTGAGAGTAAAAGGCGCGTTTTTCTCGGCGTAAGGCTTGAATTCTGTCTTTGACTTTGGGTTCTGAGCTATAGTACCCAAAGGGCATCGGCGAAACCGTAAAGTCAGAAACGCAGTAGTCATTAGCAAGAGCGTAGCGAATTAATCCCTCTGGGTTAGAATAGCTAGCAACTAACACTAAAACGTTTTGATAGTCAAGAGACAATAGCTGTTTTGTGACGGTAATTCCATCAATACCACCATGTAAAAAGGGCTGATAAATCTTATTGTCTTCTGCTGGGAGATAAGGAGGATTAGAGACTAAATAAGTTGCGTAAGGTCTTGGAGAATTAAACAAAGATCGGTTATGAATAATATAGCGATCGCTCAGTTTATTTTCTTTGATTTTTGACTTAGCAACTTGACAAGCTAAACGGTTAACTTCAAAGCCTTGAACCGTTCCTTCAAACTCAGTCCTTAACAACGATTGAATAACAGGACTTCCATCCCCCGAACCAAACTCTACAACAGATTCAGCATCTAAACACTTTCGGAAAACCAACGATTCTAGACAGTAGGAATAGAAGCTCGATTCTTCTGGACAAAAGAAGACATCTTTTAGCGGCTGAGAAGAAGTTAACATAGACAGTTAAGAAAAGGGACTAGCCTTAGTTAAGCTATCCATTTACCGATTAACAACTATCTTGAGTTCTATCTCTTATTGTCTATTTCTTTAGATAGTTTTCACGAAGGTAAAGTCACTAGAGCTTTAATCTCATCCATCAGGAGTGCGATTAATAATAGATGCCCTTCTTTTAGCTGTTCGCCTAATTTCGTTAAAATCATAACACTTAAAGTTTACTGAGCGAATCAAGAAGTAGAATTTTGACTCGCTCAGTTTTCAAAAGAGAGGTAGAAATGTTATGCTGATAAGCGATCGAAATGTTTGGAAACAGCATTTTCACTCTGACTTGGAATTAAATCCCAACCGGCTTTCATCAGTTTTTGATAAGTTGCCCAACCTTTAGAACCACCAGGAATGCGATAATCGGGAACGCTGAGGTGAGGAAAGCTCGTATAAGGTCGCCAGGGTTGATGGTGTTGTAATCTTAGATGTAAGATTTTGTTTCCATTGCCTCCTTGAGAAGCAAGCCAGCACATTTGTCCCATGATTTGGAACTCCTTATTTTCAATTAAAAAGTAAGCTTAAACTCAAAGACGTTTGCATATTTCTCTGAACTCTAAGGTTTGAATTCTTTGAGTTACTTAGAAGTTTAAATAAAAAAATCGGAGTCACGCTCTACCAAGAGAGGTGAAGCCTGGAAAAATCAAATCCTTCCAGAGGTAGAATTTAGCTTTTCCAGAGTGAACATTATGAGAGAAATGCATAAAAAATGCTTCTAACAGAGGGAGAAGCCAGCAGAATCGCGATCTAAAAACAAACTGGCTTGAGGATGCTGACGTAAAATAGAAGCAGGAAGTTGAGGGGTTATCTCACCCGTTAGCAAGCCTTGAACTGCTTTTGCTTTGCGAAGTTCTGGTGCTAAACAGAGAATTTTCCGAGCCGAGCAAATCAGCGGTAAGGTGACGGTAAAGGCATACTGGGGAACTTGCTCTAATTCGGAAAATAGACCCGTTTTAACTTGCTGCTGTCGGGTAATGGTATCAAGTTTAACTAATTTTAGGCTATGGGGGTCTTGAAAGTCTGCAACATCCGGATCGTTGAAGGCTAAATGTCCATTTTCACCTAATCCCAGACAACAGAGATCGATAGGTTGCGCCTTGAGGAGTTGGGTATAGCGATCGCACTCTTGCAACGGTTGCAGCGCATTCCCGTTAATGTAGTGGAATACCTTGGGGCGGACTTGCTTTTCTACCCGTTCTCGGAGATAATAGCGGAAACTCGCCGGATGTTGCGCTTCAATCCCCAAATACTCATCCAAGTGAAGCAGGGTAATCTGCGACCAGTCTAAGCCCCCCAGGTCAATTAAGGTTTTTAAAAACTGAATTTGCGAGTTCCCCGTCGCCAGTAAAACCGCCGCATTCCCTTGCTGCTGAAGCACCCCCTGTAAATAACGATGCGCCTGGTGTGCTGCAAGTTCCGCCACTTGCTGCGGCGACTCGCACCGATACACCAACAGAGAATCAACGTAAGATGAGGAAACAGGATCGAGCATAGATCGCAGCCGGAAAGTCGCTTTAACAGCTTACCAGCCTTGCCGAGTGACTAAATCTATACAAAGGCTACAGATAGCTTCAAGACAGTGTTAGATGTCAGATAACTACTCAGTTACGCCGATACAGAAGATTTAGGGCTAATTGCAAACTGCAACTGCGAACGGTAGAAACAAACATCAAACTCTATAAAGAAGTTGACTTGTCCTAAAATTAATGGTACTTCCCTAGCTTGCGTCCATGCAAAGACCAGTTGTGTGGGTTCAA from Desertifilum tharense IPPAS B-1220 encodes the following:
- a CDS encoding methyltransferase yields the protein MLTSSQPLKDVFFCPEESSFYSYCLESLVFRKCLDAESVVEFGSGDGSPVIQSLLRTEFEGTVQGFEVNRLACQVAKSKIKENKLSDRYIIHNRSLFNSPRPYATYLVSNPPYLPAEDNKIYQPFLHGGIDGITVTKQLLSLDYQNVLVLVASYSNPEGLIRYALANDYCVSDFTVSPMPFGYYSSEPKVKDRIQALRREKRAFYSQNLYLLAGVLFSRKSAEVDNLSDELLKLMTCL
- a CDS encoding iron-containing redox enzyme family protein, translating into MQGKLIPFPNRKSQQKNQPLPPAIDYDRAEQEFIDLLETDDLDNKLIAHLVSGNEFERALSTALDAAYGKDSREESARRFLQRVLYRINRLKLFWYDDLQRYTNERSLYLTTIRDRIERAWQQWEMAQLNRESYQGINYQQAIRDRTSADVDPPASENNLYFRDRVTEAGYRRLVAIASLDGLVEASQLSRTLGGVANEVHSVLTRLLVEEYGAGRLGRKHSSYFTKMLEELGMDTAPEAYFDLVPWQVLAIINHSFLMTERKRYFLRYIGGLLYGELTVPAAFRYYKAAGERLGLSEEGMSYWTLHIKVDELHGRWMIEDVALPLIDLYPEDAWEIVLGYDQQRLMSDRAAEAITQSVREAEQVSH
- a CDS encoding ATP-grasp domain-containing protein produces the protein MDLPDRFSEFQGSSLSDLFAQDIRGDRYCFILNYPATAKWAAYPNTQKYFIQDGSSEATKTSFDKICQKEPWKNLAVLGNQLPGVTIIEPPRLLVDYWRSHLDFEENNSLILDCATYLDDLSGSDLQVITLFPFDHLKPQKHAVNPDIHYRLLSKTTLADAGVQCPQYSTYNLHETALTEIPLPEQFPYLIKTSHGLSGEGTYIINNPSELNYCFEEIKKYRHIHLLDTIIVSEFIKHIVQNYCVQFYLNKAGGITLIGTTSQLVTPEGNYLGGLIRYREMGMSKFFEMIATLGQYAHQQGYFGVIGFDVLEDRDGQLYMIDANFRVNGSTPLCLQRHSLLKLGKEVAKYSSDYRMEGTLDSILTTFKAELDRKDLIILSALEKVKYGKIYTDIYGIVSGESLEHMQKIEQKLQHQGLHC
- a CDS encoding M3 family oligoendopeptidase, which codes for MVHSPLKLDTPQEWDLSDLYTDFDDPRLVEDLDSLQQTANQFRQQYQGKVKQLTPEQIVTCLQDLEQIYQKSGYLYAYPSLVFAADTRNTEAKQFLDKVMEALTGVDNQLLFFDLELKSLDSEAFSQLQASPALKNYQHHLIRIAELRPYKLSEEVEQTRNRDSLTGRQAFIQLRSVHLGEQEYPDVTTPEGKTANTEAELSALLYHPQEEVRHNAYSAVRTVIKEHNLLYGYILNAIAQDHKIENQMRGYPSTLQKQLIEDQVSEPVFTAIMEGTASRFDLFQRYYQLKSQEIGQKIRICDLYAPWTTQATPPLSYQSGVELLLAALEKFDINYARRAEEFFLKSWIDAKVRPGKRGGAFCAYSHGKHSYLLLSYTEDYNSVFTLAHEMGHALHFAWIDETQSYLNSNPPMVLAEIASTFNELLLLDSLLESAADETIRKSLLTRQLEDQLNLLFRQSTISRLELAVHQRASEGSFDHLFINEKWMELYQLLCGDSVELLADHQYDWARIGHIFFKPFYCYQYTASNIVSLACYQKYRQVGKAFIPGYLELLASGGSQDQVQALRQYVDVDLEDPATIRGALDYVEGLISQLETLI
- a CDS encoding glucosamine-6-phosphate deaminase yields the protein MLDPVSSSYVDSLLVYRCESPQQVAELAAHQAHRYLQGVLQQQGNAAVLLATGNSQIQFLKTLIDLGGLDWSQITLLHLDEYLGIEAQHPASFRYYLRERVEKQVRPKVFHYINGNALQPLQECDRYTQLLKAQPIDLCCLGLGENGHLAFNDPDVADFQDPHSLKLVKLDTITRQQQVKTGLFSELEQVPQYAFTVTLPLICSARKILCLAPELRKAKAVQGLLTGEITPQLPASILRQHPQASLFLDRDSAGFSLC